Genomic DNA from Eleutherodactylus coqui strain aEleCoq1 chromosome 8, aEleCoq1.hap1, whole genome shotgun sequence:
ACATAACTCGAGATAAAATCCCAAATTCCAGTAGAGGCATGTACACTTTTTAAATTCATTGTTTGCTATTTGATTAATAATCACCTGTTGATAAGAAGGCGCTCCACATTGTTCAGGTATGAGTGGTCCCGATTGATAGAATTCATGTGAGTTAAGGCCTCACACGGGTAATGCTTTGGCTTGATGCAGTAGAAGGCCTCTCGATCCCTCCTGTCCAAATAGTGGCAGATTTCCTCTTCCGTGTCCAATTGAAAACCACATTCGCTGTTCACGTACTCGGTGGCACTTGTGAAATTTCCTGTGTACTTGATGTTGGCAACACCCTGGTTCCTCGCCCGCCATAAGGCAGAGATGGCCTCGCTAGGGTGCATTAGTAATACAGATATATGTACGGTTCCTGCCCAGAATAAGGTGAATTTTACCAGATATGTTCCATCTTTATTGTCTATGATGTTTCCACTTGCGCTACTATTTGTACTGGGGGAGTATATTCTTGCCCTTAGATAGTCTCCACCATAGGATTTCCTGGTACCGGAATAATCATAGGCTGTCACTTTAACCTGCAGCTCGTCCCCAACACAATACCCAGCTTTGGGGTTGACGATAAGAACAGTGCTGTCTTCCGGACTGGTAGCCTCATTTATATCATTGATTGTCCGTTTGGGAATTTGCTCGTTGATCTTATTGAATAGCTCTTCAATTTCATCCTCCGTTTTCATTGGGCCGGGAGAATTAGGAACGGCATTGGGCGATGGGCAGTTACACAACTGGAGCATGTTTATTTTCGGGCTCTGAAACGAGAAGCCAACACTTACCCTCAAAAATCTAAAACTTACCAGGCCCCAAAAACGGGTATAAACCACACCCCTTTCAGGGTATTTTATCAGGACGCAGAACATGGAACAGTTCAAATCAACAGAGGATGTCTGTATCAGGGCCAGGAAGTACCTGCTCTTTGTTCTTGTAATAAACCAGCAAAAGAAGAAATGGTACGACCGCTATCAGCAACGCTGATCTCATGGATAACTTCATTTTCCACAGCCCCGAGATCTCCTGGAAAACAAGAAACCTGAATGTAGCTGTGTAGATAAAGTAAGACGACACCGAGTCTTTAGATACTTGTACTGGCACCATGACTAGATTTCTTGAACACTTTGGTGACTCTTTAGTCTGCTCTTTACTCTTTGACCAAGgttgtccacaaaggaggggaAGACCCACAGCATGATAAGATAGGTCTGTCCCTACAACTTCAATTTGAACCATACCATCATGGAAAGGAAACAATTCAAATAACAGCATAATATTGGTGTACATGTATTTATGCAAGTCCCTTAGAATATTGGGGATAATTGGGGCATATACATTGGTCTAGCAGACAAGAAGGCTCATACATCTCTCCTAGAAGGATGCTGGATCAGTAGTCCTGCGGACCCATTCAGGACCGTCAGGCTTTGAGTCTCTTATCCACCAGACTCCCACGCAAAGCCTCACTGATATGTGTTGTAGACATTTATTACCTGTTCAGTCTTTTGGAGGCTCACATAGGGCAAGACCATCCTTAGTCCACAACGGCTGGAATCACCAACATTGAGGATGAACTTCCAGGAAAGAAGAGAAAAGAGTCATTAAAACAAACACACAGTATTCTCTGGTGATTTTTAAAGCCAGAGATCGGGGGCCAGGATGGTTTTCTTTAGATCTCATGGATATTTTATGTAACAAGAGCCAAATCTTATTTGTCCActgatttttgtaaaaatgtaaGGATCACAAGATATTATGCAATTCAGTACAGTTGCATTAGATATAgtgccccaacccccccccccccccccagatgccTTCCCATAGTGCCTTCCAGAGATATCCTCtataacagtgttccccaactccagtcctcagggaccacaaacaggtcatgttttcaggatttcctcagtattgcacaggtgatgtaattattatcagtgcctcagtctttgccacaggtgttcttatcataggatatcctgaaaacatgacctactGGTggcccctgaggactggagttggggacggCTGCTCTATAATACTTGCCACAGATGCTCCTATGGTACCTGCTAGAAATGTCTCCCACAGTGCTTGCAAAAGATGTCTCCATAGTGGCTGTCAAAGATGTCCCATATAGTGCCTGCCAGAAATGTCCCTGAATAGTTCCAGCCAGAGATGTCCTTCATTGCGCCTACCAAAGATGCCTCTGCATAGTGCCTGCAATAGAGGTCCCCACATAGTGcctgccagagatctcttccatagTGTCTTCCACAGATATCCACTATAAAGCCTGAACTAGATGCTCCCAAAATGTCTGCCTCAGATACCCCTATAGTGCCTGCCACAGATACTTACAAAGGTTATTACACAGATCCTACTATATTGACTGCCATGCTGTCCACCATAGTGCTTGCCCCAAATGACCCCCTAGTGCCTGCCAGGTGGTTCGGTGGGGACTTCCAAAGATGGTCCCATAGTTCCCACCTCAGATGCCCTTACATTGTTTTATGATGTCCATTTACTGTTCCAGCACAGGCCGGAGTGATGTTCAGCTTTGTGCATTGAGCAGGTAAGAGTGGCTGTATTCTCGCCCATTTTGAGAAACACCCTGTTAGAGCGGGAACATATAGCAATTTCGCCGAGCCACTACCTTCGGCTCTGACTAACACTAAAGCCTCAGGCTCCTTAATTACGAACCTGCCTCCAGCCCCAAACACGATCCGGAGGCCCCCCATGACATCTTCCATAGTTGCTCTCATTGCCTGCACAGATGCTGCTATCATTCCAGCATCTATAGCCTACTGCTATGGTACCGGCCACAGAGGGTCCGCATACCTTCTACCCCAGATATCCTCCTCCGCAGTAAACGTCCTGCCGACCATACTATAGATATATACATTTATTTTGCACCCAAAAaagcatttatattttttttattgggtgGGTGACCACAGAACACCGTGTGGtcactgggatggggtgaccTCAGGTCAGggtcaggaactttttttgtttttacactgacAGGATCAGACACTACACTATATACAGTGACTAAACTAACCACACTGACTGCCACACTGACCAACCTTTACTAAGTACACTAATATACT
This window encodes:
- the LOC136577006 gene encoding NXPE family member 4-like; the protein is MVLPYVSLQKTEQEISGLWKMKLSMRSALLIAVVPFLLLLVYYKNKEQSPKINMLQLCNCPSPNAVPNSPGPMKTEDEIEELFNKINEQIPKRTINDINEATSPEDSTVLIVNPKAGYCVGDELQVKVTAYDYSGTRKSYGGDYLRARIYSPSTNSSASGNIIDNKDGTYLVKFTLFWAGTVHISVLLMHPSEAISALWRARNQGVANIKYTGNFTSATEYVNSECGFQLDTEEEICHYLDRRDREAFYCIKPKHYPCEALTHMNSINRDHSYLNNVERLLINRSNIGLEISKSLKPITVLNCGNKNLLPTEKCSRGSYHPIPSGYFHYNVWNPIHCHIEQFTENDKLKAFLKGKKLFLMGDSTVRQYIRHFAENLKIVDYFNHTEDEMQSWQKTLLAINLEKFIYIHWKKHTFPFVSKTFYSIKEDMYMARQIDQVGGGENTIIVLTLGQHFRPFPFRIFIRSAINVRKAVERLLIRSPRTRVIIKEENARDMDIDMERFSDFHGYVQYLVLRDIFHGLNVGFVDVLDMTIAYACDVIHPPREVLENIISMSFTQAL